A window of the Microbulbifer aggregans genome harbors these coding sequences:
- a CDS encoding SDR family oxidoreductase, whose translation MKHAFVTGGTGFLGANLIEQLIARGWRVTAMHREGSDTRLAKSLGAELVPGSLDDVESLTSAVPQGVDGVFHVAANTSMWRGGREQQWRDNVVGSANLARVSRQKQAGRVVVTSSISAYGYQKQPIDEQSPQLADDPRYGYLYTKKRAELAVREEIEKGLDAVFLNPCAIVGKYDTGSWAQTFFLIQDGKLPGVPPGNGSFCHAAEVAKAHIAAYEKGRTGENYILAGIDASFLEFFGEIAHLLGQPVPRRTTPAAVIHLVGQLSDLIARFTGEEPRITPEKAALITRRVTASCDKARRELGYRSDVPLVEMLRESRDWLIEQGLLTGLASEKNGEVSA comes from the coding sequence ATGAAACATGCTTTCGTCACCGGCGGTACCGGATTTCTCGGCGCCAACCTGATCGAGCAATTGATTGCGCGGGGCTGGCGGGTCACTGCCATGCACCGGGAGGGCTCGGATACCCGATTGGCGAAATCACTGGGCGCGGAGCTGGTGCCGGGCAGTCTGGATGATGTCGAATCCCTAACTAGCGCTGTGCCGCAGGGCGTGGATGGGGTATTCCATGTGGCGGCCAACACCAGCATGTGGCGCGGCGGGCGCGAGCAGCAGTGGCGGGACAATGTCGTGGGGTCAGCCAATCTGGCTCGGGTGTCGCGCCAGAAGCAGGCGGGTCGCGTGGTGGTGACCAGTTCTATCTCCGCTTATGGCTACCAGAAGCAACCCATCGATGAGCAGAGCCCACAGCTGGCAGATGACCCCCGTTACGGTTACCTCTATACAAAAAAGCGCGCTGAACTGGCGGTGCGGGAGGAAATTGAGAAAGGCCTGGATGCGGTTTTCCTGAACCCCTGTGCGATCGTGGGTAAGTACGATACCGGTAGCTGGGCCCAGACTTTTTTCCTGATCCAGGATGGAAAGCTGCCGGGAGTGCCGCCGGGTAATGGCTCCTTCTGTCATGCCGCTGAGGTGGCCAAGGCTCATATCGCTGCTTATGAGAAGGGCCGAACTGGCGAGAACTATATCCTCGCCGGCATCGATGCCAGCTTCCTGGAGTTCTTCGGCGAGATTGCACATCTTCTTGGCCAACCGGTTCCGCGACGTACGACACCGGCGGCGGTCATTCATCTGGTCGGCCAGTTGTCTGATCTGATTGCCCGCTTTACCGGTGAAGAACCGAGGATCACTCCGGAGAAGGCTGCCCTGATTACCCGGCGGGTGACAGCCAGCTGTGACAAGGCACGGCGAGAGCTCGGCTATCGGAGTGACGTACCGCTCGTTGAAATGTTGCGGGAGAGCCGTGACTGGCTGATCGAGCAGGGCTTGCTCACGGGCCTTGCGTCGGAAAAAAATGGGGAGGTGTCGGCTTGA
- a CDS encoding outer membrane beta-barrel protein, with protein sequence MFSKKKLFCAIAGSVFAASASAEGIYVSGNIGYSNMDDTDTSGSFSSEFVTGPGTTIPAGVALPAGTNVGWDTKVDSGSTFSLALGYEINQFRLEAEYASSQNDVESHDSVSAAGIDLTGEDAGVLVSGAPGNLGISVGDLVAAGEGEFDADYLFANVYYDFDLGTALTPYVGAGIGNASVDVSYSPSGVTIIDDDDSVFAYQLMGGVNYDLSEQLSLFGGLRWRQTDDIQVDADLFDAGFEVQMDSFVAEIGTRWMF encoded by the coding sequence ATGTTCAGCAAAAAGAAGTTGTTCTGTGCCATTGCGGGTTCTGTTTTTGCCGCTTCTGCCTCGGCAGAGGGCATTTATGTGAGCGGTAATATCGGCTACAGCAACATGGACGATACCGACACCAGCGGCAGCTTTAGCAGTGAATTCGTCACCGGCCCGGGTACCACGATCCCCGCCGGTGTCGCCCTGCCCGCCGGGACCAATGTGGGTTGGGATACCAAAGTCGACAGTGGTTCTACCTTCAGCCTGGCGCTTGGTTACGAGATCAACCAGTTCCGCCTCGAAGCCGAATACGCCAGCTCCCAGAACGACGTCGAGTCTCACGATAGCGTGAGCGCGGCCGGTATCGATCTGACCGGTGAGGATGCCGGCGTCCTGGTCAGCGGTGCGCCAGGCAACCTGGGTATCAGTGTGGGCGACCTGGTAGCCGCGGGTGAGGGGGAGTTCGACGCCGACTACCTGTTCGCCAACGTTTACTACGACTTCGATCTGGGTACCGCGCTGACTCCTTATGTTGGCGCCGGTATCGGTAACGCATCTGTGGACGTCAGCTACAGTCCCTCTGGCGTCACCATCATTGACGACGATGACAGTGTATTTGCCTACCAGCTGATGGGTGGCGTCAACTACGATCTGAGCGAGCAGCTGAGCTTGTTCGGTGGTCTGCGCTGGCGCCAGACCGACGACATCCAGGTAGATGCAGACCTGTTCGATGCCGGATTCGAAGTACAGATGGACAGCTTTGTTGCCGAAATCGGCACCCGCTGGATGTTCTGA
- a CDS encoding DUF885 domain-containing protein, whose product MRTKLHSPFIPSLLALAILSGCQGEDPNQAADAAQQAQSAQVSEAAAPAKDQATNPAAETARLTEWFNDRYEEQLQFSPIQLSYLGRKDQYDQIDDMSEEAQARELAWHAKTVEDLKKNFDYDNLTKAGKESYDLWIFQYEQAKAAEPFKRHSYFAGELGGPEASLPNFLINIHKVETKEDMQAYIARIEGISRAMGQMLERAQLSAKDGIRPPRFAYDLAIERAQKVTTGAPFGGEGEAPLYSDAKGKIEALKKDGNIDDETAAEMLAQVEKSLKENFKPVYDQYVAWLQEDRENASEEPKGASSLPNGEAFYNNRLANYTTTDLTADQVHEIGLLEVARIRKEMEAIKEQVGFDGNLQEFFTFIRNDDQFYYPNTDEGREGYLAETRGFLDDIEKKLPEYFGILPKAKLVVKRVEPFREVPGGAQHYQSGTPDGSRPGTYYVHMSDMSALSTTDMETVTYHEGSPGHHMQISIAQELEGIPQFRTQAHFTPYIEGWALYSELLSKEMGQFEDPYKDFGRLTAEMWRAIRLVVDTGMHAKGWTQDQAVEYFLENSAIPESAVRSEVRRYLTLPGQATSYKIGMLKILELREKAKQELGDKFDIRGFHDTVLGGGALPLPMLEERINRWIEEVQQG is encoded by the coding sequence ATGCGAACCAAGCTGCATAGCCCATTTATCCCCAGCCTGCTGGCTCTGGCCATCCTGAGCGGATGCCAGGGTGAAGATCCGAACCAGGCTGCCGATGCTGCGCAACAGGCGCAGAGCGCCCAGGTTTCCGAAGCCGCTGCGCCGGCGAAGGATCAGGCCACCAACCCCGCCGCGGAGACGGCGCGTCTGACCGAATGGTTTAACGACCGCTATGAGGAGCAGCTGCAGTTCAGCCCGATCCAGCTCAGTTACCTGGGCCGCAAGGATCAGTACGACCAGATCGATGACATGAGCGAAGAGGCTCAGGCTCGCGAGCTGGCCTGGCATGCCAAGACTGTCGAAGACCTGAAAAAGAACTTCGACTACGACAACCTCACCAAGGCTGGCAAGGAATCCTACGACCTGTGGATCTTCCAGTATGAGCAGGCCAAGGCGGCCGAGCCGTTCAAGCGCCACTCCTACTTTGCCGGCGAGCTGGGCGGGCCGGAGGCTTCCCTGCCGAACTTCCTGATCAATATCCACAAGGTGGAAACCAAGGAAGACATGCAGGCCTATATCGCCCGGATCGAAGGTATCAGCCGCGCCATGGGCCAGATGCTTGAACGCGCCCAGCTGTCTGCCAAAGACGGTATTCGTCCGCCGCGCTTCGCCTACGACCTGGCCATCGAGCGCGCGCAGAAGGTCACCACCGGCGCACCGTTCGGCGGTGAGGGTGAGGCTCCGCTTTACTCCGACGCCAAGGGCAAGATCGAAGCGCTGAAGAAAGACGGCAACATCGACGACGAAACTGCCGCGGAGATGCTGGCCCAGGTGGAGAAGAGCCTGAAGGAAAACTTCAAGCCGGTTTACGACCAGTACGTTGCCTGGCTGCAGGAAGATCGCGAGAACGCCAGCGAGGAGCCGAAGGGCGCCTCCAGCCTGCCGAACGGTGAGGCCTTCTACAACAACCGCCTGGCGAACTACACCACCACCGATCTGACTGCCGATCAGGTGCACGAGATCGGCCTGCTGGAAGTGGCCCGTATCCGCAAGGAAATGGAGGCTATCAAGGAGCAGGTAGGTTTTGACGGCAACCTGCAGGAATTCTTCACCTTCATCCGCAATGACGACCAGTTCTACTACCCGAACACCGATGAAGGGCGTGAGGGCTACTTGGCCGAGACACGCGGTTTCCTCGACGATATCGAGAAAAAACTGCCGGAGTACTTCGGTATCCTGCCGAAAGCCAAGCTGGTGGTGAAGCGCGTTGAGCCGTTCCGCGAAGTGCCCGGTGGTGCCCAGCACTACCAGTCCGGTACTCCCGATGGCTCCCGTCCTGGCACCTACTACGTGCACATGTCTGACATGAGCGCCCTGTCGACCACCGACATGGAAACCGTGACTTATCACGAGGGCAGCCCCGGTCACCATATGCAGATCTCCATCGCCCAGGAGCTGGAGGGCATTCCGCAGTTCCGTACCCAGGCGCACTTCACCCCTTACATCGAGGGCTGGGCGCTCTACTCCGAACTGCTTTCCAAGGAGATGGGCCAGTTTGAAGATCCCTACAAGGACTTCGGCCGTCTGACCGCGGAAATGTGGCGCGCCATCCGCCTGGTGGTGGATACCGGCATGCACGCCAAGGGCTGGACCCAGGACCAGGCAGTGGAATACTTCCTGGAAAATTCCGCCATTCCCGAGAGCGCCGTACGCTCCGAGGTGCGCCGCTACCTGACCCTGCCGGGCCAGGCTACCTCTTACAAGATCGGCATGCTGAAGATCCTCGAGCTGCGTGAAAAAGCCAAGCAGGAGCTCGGCGACAAGTTCGATATCCGTGGCTTCCACGACACCGTTCTCGGCGGAGGCGCCCTGCCGCTGCCGATGCTGGAAGAGCGGATCAACCGTTGGATCGAAGAGGTCCAGCAGGGCTGA
- a CDS encoding TMEM175 family protein, protein MKKYRLEAFSDGVIAILITIMVLNMEVPRGISVDKLVPVIPVFLTYVLSFIYLAIYWSNHHHLFEAAATINRPILWANLNLLFWLSLIPFATGWMGENHFAPGPAALYGLVLLFAAMSYWGLRQLVLASLASQARLHHPVGRNWKGWLATVLYLPAIVLAFLWEWVSLALYVLTALLWLIPDRRLQQALVDRKSG, encoded by the coding sequence ATGAAGAAATACCGACTGGAGGCATTCAGTGACGGCGTCATTGCAATCCTCATCACCATCATGGTGTTGAACATGGAGGTGCCGCGCGGTATCAGTGTCGACAAGTTAGTGCCCGTAATACCGGTCTTTCTCACTTATGTGCTGAGTTTTATCTACTTGGCGATTTACTGGAGTAATCATCACCATCTCTTCGAAGCTGCGGCCACGATCAACCGGCCGATTCTCTGGGCCAACCTGAACCTGCTCTTCTGGCTTTCGCTGATCCCCTTTGCCACCGGTTGGATGGGGGAAAACCACTTTGCGCCCGGTCCGGCTGCTCTTTATGGTCTGGTACTATTATTCGCGGCCATGTCCTACTGGGGGCTGCGCCAACTGGTGCTGGCCTCTCTGGCGTCTCAGGCTCGCCTGCATCACCCGGTCGGCCGCAACTGGAAAGGCTGGCTCGCGACTGTGCTTTATTTGCCGGCGATTGTGCTGGCGTTTCTGTGGGAGTGGGTTTCACTGGCACTTTACGTGTTGACTGCGCTGCTATGGCTGATTCCGGATCGACGGCTGCAACAGGCGCTGGTCGATCGGAAGTCAGGTTGA
- a CDS encoding PQQ-dependent sugar dehydrogenase: MNRLAKFLSRSLAVLALVGGTAAMAAEVVEERIDTDKQDFRIVRLASGLHHPWAVAQLPDGRFLVTERRGRLALVDDGQVTYLEGVPEVSAIGQGGLLDVVLHPQYGDGQHDWIYFTYSKAGQSKSGDKGTATAMGRARLKGNALTGFEELFVQDRFSQPGRHYGSRLAWREDGTLMMTIGDRGVVRERAQDIEDHAGSVLRLTETGGAPADNPFAGDKPGLDEIYSFGNRNIQGLVVTDQDQVWGSEHAARGGDELNLIEAGKNYGWPKATRSKEYSRDEAIGVPSVPGVQNPRHFYEGRFAPSGLAQVDSRLFPEWQGNLLAGGLGSEKLLRIILDGSDVKGTEVLLDGQIGRIRDVRQGRDGYIYLLNDQGDAGLYRLEPVK, from the coding sequence ATGAACCGATTGGCCAAATTCCTCAGCCGCTCTCTGGCGGTGCTGGCGCTTGTCGGCGGCACTGCGGCGATGGCCGCAGAGGTGGTGGAAGAGCGTATCGATACCGACAAGCAGGATTTCCGCATCGTGCGCCTCGCGTCAGGCCTCCATCACCCCTGGGCGGTGGCACAGCTGCCCGACGGTCGCTTTCTCGTGACTGAGCGCCGCGGCCGCCTGGCGTTGGTCGACGATGGCCAGGTCACCTATCTGGAGGGTGTACCGGAAGTGTCCGCCATTGGCCAGGGTGGTCTGCTCGATGTGGTGCTGCACCCGCAGTACGGCGATGGCCAGCACGACTGGATTTACTTTACCTACTCCAAGGCCGGTCAATCGAAGAGCGGCGACAAGGGCACCGCCACCGCCATGGGGCGCGCGCGGCTGAAGGGTAATGCCCTCACCGGCTTCGAAGAGCTGTTCGTGCAGGACCGCTTCTCCCAGCCCGGCCGTCACTATGGCTCCCGCCTTGCCTGGCGCGAAGATGGCACCCTGATGATGACCATTGGTGACCGCGGCGTGGTGCGCGAGCGCGCTCAGGACATCGAGGACCACGCCGGCAGCGTGCTGCGGCTCACCGAGACCGGCGGCGCACCGGCGGACAACCCTTTTGCCGGCGACAAGCCCGGGCTGGACGAGATCTACAGTTTCGGCAACCGCAATATCCAGGGCCTGGTGGTGACGGATCAAGACCAGGTGTGGGGTAGTGAACACGCCGCCCGTGGTGGTGACGAGCTGAACCTGATCGAGGCCGGCAAAAATTACGGCTGGCCCAAGGCGACCCGCTCGAAGGAGTACAGCCGCGACGAGGCCATCGGGGTGCCGTCAGTGCCGGGTGTGCAGAACCCCCGGCACTTCTACGAAGGCCGCTTTGCTCCTTCCGGGTTGGCCCAGGTGGACAGCCGCCTCTTCCCAGAGTGGCAGGGCAACCTGCTGGCCGGTGGTCTTGGCAGCGAAAAGCTCCTGCGAATCATCCTTGATGGCAGTGACGTGAAAGGTACCGAAGTGCTGCTCGACGGACAGATCGGCCGCATCCGCGATGTGCGCCAGGGTCGCGATGGCTATATCTACCTGCTCAATGATCAGGGTGACGCCGGGCTCTACCGTCTGGAGCCAGTCAAATAA
- a CDS encoding mechanosensitive ion channel family protein, translating into MDLQQLTEEYWPLIISGALKLGSALLILILTYIAARLARRGVRRLSGRLDETLIPVLSNMVVWAVYAIGVLVILDRFGVNTTSLVALVGAAGIAIGLALKDTLQNIAAGFILLGLRPFRVGDTIQFGDTMGTVREVGLFTTRLDTPDGLCISAPNSNVWGQNLINYTRNSTRRIEIIASIAYRDDIEKGMAVLRQLVADEPRILPEPEPSFAVRALADSSVNLHMRAWARTEEYWDVYWSLMKQLKPALEREGLSIPFPQRELHIINQVAEKPQEKALHE; encoded by the coding sequence ATGGATCTGCAACAGCTCACCGAAGAATACTGGCCGCTGATCATCAGCGGTGCCCTGAAGCTTGGCAGCGCCCTGCTGATTCTCATTCTGACCTATATCGCCGCACGTCTGGCCCGGAGGGGTGTGCGGCGGCTGTCAGGTCGTCTGGATGAGACCCTGATCCCGGTGCTGAGCAACATGGTGGTCTGGGCAGTGTACGCGATCGGCGTGCTGGTGATTCTCGACCGCTTCGGCGTTAACACCACCAGCCTGGTCGCCCTGGTCGGTGCGGCCGGTATCGCCATAGGCCTTGCGCTCAAGGATACCCTGCAGAATATCGCCGCCGGTTTTATTCTCCTCGGCCTGCGCCCGTTCCGCGTCGGCGACACCATTCAGTTCGGGGATACCATGGGTACCGTGCGTGAGGTTGGCCTGTTCACTACCCGGCTCGATACGCCGGATGGGCTCTGTATTTCTGCCCCCAACAGCAATGTCTGGGGTCAGAACCTGATTAATTACACCCGCAACTCGACACGCCGCATCGAGATCATCGCCAGCATTGCCTACCGCGATGACATCGAGAAGGGCATGGCGGTGCTGCGCCAGCTGGTGGCCGATGAGCCGCGCATCCTTCCCGAGCCCGAGCCCAGCTTTGCGGTGCGCGCGCTGGCGGACAGCTCGGTGAACCTGCACATGCGCGCCTGGGCACGCACAGAGGAATACTGGGATGTCTACTGGTCGCTGATGAAGCAGCTGAAGCCGGCACTGGAACGCGAGGGGCTCAGTATTCCCTTCCCGCAGCGGGAGCTGCACATCATCAACCAGGTGGCTGAAAAGCCCCAAGAGAAAGCCCTGCATGAATGA
- a CDS encoding sensor domain-containing diguanylate cyclase, which translates to MNSGLPSDAYDLPSPVEQARKIELRRRILASGYMLIFAMAITGAMAVMALTDGEMVMSGVLFGIAGIILGAYVAINLLGQSGKTPVLVGLLLVVLYFYLLLSGGVKNTGLMWAVTLVPGFINLYGYRTGTATLLAIGGATALILFYPEFPGLTAEYDTSYRARFLAVFGALTALTALLDSSRHQTQQLLHHLTEELEARASTDALTGLVNRREAYRAINELERRDHQMHGRYTVLIGDLDNFKAINDEYGHSFGDRVLRDVAQVLQENTRVGDIVSRWGGEEFLILLPNTDLDGGGILAEKLRQRVEALSDTYEERVKVSISFGVAEGGAHDDTHGELLAEADERMYRAKHHGRNRVVAV; encoded by the coding sequence ATGAATTCAGGCTTACCCAGCGACGCCTACGATCTGCCCAGCCCGGTTGAGCAGGCGCGGAAGATCGAGCTGCGTCGTCGCATTCTGGCTTCGGGTTATATGCTCATCTTTGCCATGGCCATTACCGGCGCCATGGCGGTGATGGCGCTCACCGACGGCGAGATGGTGATGTCCGGCGTACTGTTTGGTATCGCCGGCATCATTCTGGGTGCCTATGTGGCCATCAACCTGCTGGGCCAGAGCGGCAAGACGCCGGTTCTGGTTGGCCTGTTGCTGGTGGTGCTGTATTTCTACCTGCTCCTGTCGGGTGGGGTGAAAAATACCGGATTGATGTGGGCAGTCACCCTGGTGCCCGGCTTTATCAACCTCTACGGATACCGCACCGGGACCGCCACGCTGCTGGCCATTGGCGGCGCGACTGCATTGATCCTCTTCTATCCGGAATTCCCCGGCCTCACCGCCGAATACGACACCTCTTACCGGGCGCGCTTCCTGGCAGTCTTCGGTGCCCTCACCGCACTGACAGCCCTGCTGGATAGCAGCCGTCACCAGACCCAGCAGCTGCTCCACCACCTGACCGAGGAGCTCGAGGCCCGCGCCAGTACCGATGCACTGACCGGGCTGGTCAACCGCCGCGAGGCCTACCGCGCCATCAACGAGCTGGAGCGGCGAGACCATCAAATGCATGGTCGCTATACCGTGCTGATCGGCGATCTGGACAATTTCAAAGCCATCAATGACGAATACGGGCACAGCTTTGGCGACCGGGTCCTGCGGGATGTGGCGCAGGTTCTGCAGGAAAATACCCGCGTGGGCGACATTGTCTCCCGCTGGGGTGGCGAGGAGTTCCTGATCCTGTTGCCCAATACCGACCTTGACGGTGGCGGGATCCTGGCGGAGAAATTGCGACAAAGAGTCGAGGCGCTCAGCGACACCTATGAAGAGCGGGTGAAAGTTTCCATCAGCTTCGGCGTCGCGGAGGGTGGCGCCCACGATGACACCCACGGCGAGCTGCTAGCCGAGGCGGATGAGCGGATGTACCGCGCCAAGCACCATGGCCGCAATCGCGTCGTCGCTGTCTGA
- a CDS encoding outer membrane beta-barrel protein, with protein MLRKRILLTAIAASVLSFGAHADGLYVGGSLSYNDMDDVDTDGRFTSDFITGGPVSVLIESGTRVRWSTDVDSGWGVNLALGYRVDGFRFEVEYAYAEHDVDSHDNVRIAGVGNIDDLDASVLIEGLDTELGVTVGEVVGDGKGEFSTDYLFVNAFYDWDTGTQWQPYIGVGAGNAWVDVDYNPSNVRIIDDDDSVFAWQLMGGINYLCSDQLTFFGGLRWRETDDVEVDATLLPADFDMKTESWLLEGGVRWHF; from the coding sequence ATGTTGCGTAAAAGGATTCTCTTGACGGCGATTGCAGCCAGTGTTCTGTCTTTCGGCGCTCATGCGGACGGGCTATATGTCGGCGGTTCTCTCAGCTACAACGATATGGATGACGTGGATACCGACGGTCGCTTTACCAGTGACTTCATTACCGGTGGACCGGTGAGTGTTTTGATTGAATCCGGCACGCGGGTGCGCTGGAGCACGGATGTGGATAGCGGCTGGGGCGTGAATCTGGCGCTGGGCTATCGGGTTGATGGCTTCCGTTTCGAAGTGGAATACGCCTATGCAGAGCACGATGTGGACTCCCACGATAATGTGCGGATTGCCGGTGTCGGCAATATCGATGATCTGGATGCGTCAGTACTGATCGAGGGACTCGATACTGAGTTGGGTGTGACCGTCGGTGAAGTGGTCGGTGATGGCAAGGGGGAGTTCAGTACCGATTACCTGTTCGTCAACGCCTTTTACGACTGGGATACCGGTACTCAGTGGCAGCCGTATATCGGTGTCGGCGCAGGTAATGCCTGGGTGGATGTGGACTACAACCCCTCCAATGTGCGCATCATCGATGACGACGACAGTGTATTCGCCTGGCAGTTGATGGGCGGAATCAATTATCTCTGCAGTGACCAGCTGACGTTTTTCGGTGGCCTGCGCTGGCGGGAAACCGACGACGTGGAAGTGGATGCCACTCTGCTACCGGCGGACTTCGATATGAAAACCGAGAGCTGGCTTTTGGAAGGTGGGGTGCGCTGGCACTTCTGA
- a CDS encoding macro domain-containing protein translates to MIKLTSGDILTFRAGALVCPAHKHLIRGRGLSAQIFDRGGEALEAACAGQLECAVGEARLTRAYGLPVTYLIHTVTPQWSSGDQWGARALAQLGQCYESVLDLAASKGIRTVLFPALGAGTNRFPHSIASHRALEVLVPRGQDFEQLTVCLHTPAALAEWRRVERQFYS, encoded by the coding sequence GTGATCAAGCTGACAAGTGGTGACATCCTGACATTCCGCGCCGGCGCACTGGTCTGCCCTGCACACAAGCACCTGATTCGTGGTCGCGGACTTTCGGCGCAAATTTTTGATCGTGGTGGCGAGGCGCTGGAGGCTGCCTGTGCCGGGCAACTCGAGTGTGCGGTGGGGGAGGCCCGCCTGACCCGCGCCTATGGTCTGCCGGTCACCTATCTGATTCATACCGTCACCCCCCAGTGGAGCAGCGGCGATCAGTGGGGCGCTCGGGCACTGGCGCAGCTTGGCCAGTGCTATGAAAGTGTGCTCGACCTGGCGGCCTCAAAAGGCATTCGTACCGTGCTCTTTCCCGCGCTGGGGGCCGGCACCAATCGTTTCCCCCACAGCATTGCCTCGCATCGGGCGCTGGAAGTACTGGTGCCCAGGGGGCAAGACTTCGAACAGCTCACCGTGTGCCTGCACACGCCGGCCGCACTGGCGGAATGGCGGCGAGTTGAGCGGCAGTTTTATTCCTGA
- a CDS encoding VIT1/CCC1 transporter family protein, with protein sequence MKKGNTEALIRSHRREHIARRLRQPPPSQNTSDFVLGAIDGCVTTFAIVAGGFGAGMSAAVILIMGLANLIADGFSMAVSNYEAVNAQREFVDTARRTEEEHITKVPEGEREEIRQIFSRKGFHGETLEKIVSTITGNRKLWIETMLNEEYGIGQAEGNPLRSALVTFSAFVLIGAAPLAPYLFPAMQLGSQFLLSTTLAGLMFFLIGMGKTVGSERSALFSGLKTLLLGGAAATLAYITGWLLRSLLTG encoded by the coding sequence ATGAAAAAAGGGAATACCGAAGCCCTGATCCGCTCGCATCGGCGGGAGCATATCGCCCGTCGACTGCGTCAGCCGCCGCCCTCGCAGAATACCTCGGATTTCGTTCTCGGGGCCATCGATGGCTGCGTCACCACCTTTGCCATCGTCGCCGGCGGTTTCGGCGCCGGTATGTCTGCGGCGGTGATCCTGATCATGGGGCTCGCCAACCTGATCGCCGATGGCTTCAGCATGGCTGTCAGTAACTATGAGGCGGTCAACGCCCAGCGTGAATTTGTCGATACTGCCAGGCGCACAGAGGAAGAGCATATTACCAAGGTGCCGGAAGGAGAGCGAGAGGAGATAAGACAGATTTTTTCACGCAAAGGTTTCCATGGTGAGACGCTGGAAAAGATCGTCAGCACGATTACTGGCAACCGCAAGCTGTGGATAGAAACCATGCTCAACGAGGAGTATGGGATCGGTCAGGCGGAGGGCAATCCGCTGCGTTCCGCTCTGGTGACTTTTTCCGCTTTCGTTCTGATTGGGGCCGCACCACTAGCTCCGTATCTATTCCCAGCTATGCAGCTCGGAAGTCAGTTTCTGCTCAGCACTACCCTTGCCGGTCTGATGTTTTTCCTCATCGGTATGGGTAAAACAGTGGGTAGTGAGCGCAGCGCTCTGTTCTCTGGTCTGAAAACATTACTGTTAGGCGGTGCCGCGGCGACGCTTGCCTACATCACCGGCTGGCTGTTGCGATCGCTACTGACAGGCTGA
- a CDS encoding DNA-3-methyladenine glycosylase I, translating to MSEHRCDWCLSTPLYRQYHDEEWGRPVTNDDKLFEFLILEGAQAGLSWITVLNKRENYRRLFDDFHAEKIARYTPAKIERLLQDAGIIRNRRKVEAAVKNARAYLALRERGETLSDFLWQFTDGRVIVNHPHTMADIPATTPESDAMSKALKKAGFSFVGSTIMYAHMQATGMVNDHLVTCPAHQPCIEEARAKNLL from the coding sequence GTGAGTGAACATCGCTGCGACTGGTGCCTGTCCACACCGCTTTACCGGCAGTATCACGACGAGGAGTGGGGCCGCCCTGTCACCAACGATGACAAGTTGTTCGAGTTCCTGATTCTCGAGGGGGCCCAGGCGGGGCTGTCTTGGATCACGGTGTTGAACAAGCGGGAAAATTACCGGCGCCTGTTTGACGACTTCCACGCGGAAAAGATCGCCCGCTACACCCCGGCCAAGATCGAGCGGCTGTTGCAGGATGCGGGCATTATCCGCAATCGCCGCAAGGTCGAAGCCGCGGTCAAGAATGCGCGTGCCTATCTGGCCCTGCGTGAGCGCGGGGAGACACTGTCCGACTTCCTCTGGCAGTTCACCGACGGCCGGGTGATCGTCAATCATCCGCACACCATGGCCGATATCCCGGCCACCACCCCGGAATCGGATGCCATGAGCAAGGCGCTCAAGAAAGCCGGTTTCAGTTTCGTTGGCTCCACCATCATGTACGCCCATATGCAGGCGACCGGTATGGTCAACGACCACCTGGTGACCTGCCCGGCCCATCAGCCCTGTATCGAAGAGGCGCGGGCAAAAAACCTCCTCTGA
- a CDS encoding MgtC/SapB family protein, whose product MNELFAVAPLSWPGILTAMVCAGAVGLERQLRGKPVGIRTSILIVLGTYAFTALAVSIGGSADRARVLGQVITGIGFLGAGVMLARDGVVVGVTSAATIWVQAAIGTLIGFGALGTAVVLAGLVIFVLLGVDLLENYSSLMTRGVHARYKRWRRRRTLVPEGDPSES is encoded by the coding sequence ATGAATGAGTTGTTCGCCGTGGCCCCGCTGAGCTGGCCCGGCATCCTCACCGCCATGGTCTGTGCCGGGGCCGTCGGCCTCGAACGCCAGTTGCGGGGCAAGCCCGTGGGTATCCGTACCTCCATACTGATCGTGCTGGGTACCTATGCCTTTACCGCGCTCGCCGTCTCAATCGGCGGCAGCGCGGACCGGGCCCGGGTGCTGGGGCAGGTGATTACCGGCATTGGTTTTCTCGGCGCCGGCGTCATGCTGGCCCGGGATGGCGTGGTAGTGGGTGTGACCTCCGCAGCCACCATCTGGGTGCAGGCGGCGATCGGTACCCTGATCGGCTTCGGCGCGCTGGGTACGGCCGTGGTACTGGCAGGGCTGGTGATCTTCGTACTGCTCGGGGTCGATCTGCTCGAGAACTACTCCTCCCTGATGACCCGCGGGGTGCACGCACGCTACAAGCGCTGGCGACGACGGCGGACGCTCGTTCCCGAGGGGGATCCCAGCGAGAGCTGA